A segment of the Candidatus Sumerlaea chitinivorans genome:
CCACTACGATACAAGATGCATCGCAGAACTCGATCCAAATCCAGCTCGGCGTGAATTGCCGATCCTCGGCGCGAATGATGGTGCGAGCGGGGTCGCTGTCTTGCTTGAGCTTGCGAGGGTTATCCATCAGCGCAAAGCAGTAAACACACCGATCGCATTCGTGTTCTTCGACCTTGAAGATCAAGGGCTCGGTGCCGACTCCCGTGGTTTTTGTCTTGGGTCACGCTATTTAGCCGCCAATTCGCCACCGGCGCTGATTGATTTTGAGATTGGGATTAACCTCGATATGGTCGGGGATGCCCAGCTAACTCTCCCTTACGAAGCCTTCTCATTTCAAGCCGCACCTGAGCTTGTCGAGGCAATCTGGGAAATCGGTGTGCAGGTAGATTCTGCCGTGTTTGTCAAGCGTAAAGGGCCCGCAGTTTACGACGATCATGTGCCGTTCCTCGAAAAAAAGAAAAAGTATATAAACATCATTGATTTCGATTACCCACAGTGGCACACGAGTGACGATTGTGTGGAAAAATGCAGTCCACGAAGTCTGAAGACGTGTGGGGACACCCTATTGCAGTTCTTGTACCAGCAGTAGTGCATGCTGTCCCGCAGTTCCGATATAGCGAAGGATGCAGATCCACACCCTGCGCTGTCTTCAGAATGTGAGTTCAAGTGGAGAAGAAAGTCGGACTTCGCAATGGTTTCTCTCAGCGGAATGTCGATGCTAAGGAATGCGGATATGAGTGGTTCGATCGGACAAGAATTGTGGGAGCAAGCACTACAGCGACTGGAACTTGTACTGGGAGCGGAAACTGTAAATACTTGGTTACAACCGGCGCGCGTGCGGCACATTGATGGCAAGAGCGTGACCCTCGAAGTGCCGAATTTGTTTTACAAACATTGGCTTTCCTCAAACTACCGGGCGCAAATTGAGGCCATTCTACGGGAACTGTTCGAGGAAAACATTGACCTACAGTTCGTAGTGCCCGACGCCCCAAGCTCCGGGTTAACGGTTACACCGGTAGAAGGCTTTGCGGATGGTTCACCGGCACCGGCGGGACGTCCTAATGGTCTTGGGTTGCAGATCTTTCCCAAGGCGTCCATGCTCAACCCTAAGTACACGTTTGAGAATTTTGTGGTGGGTGAGAGTAACCGGTTTGCCCACGCTGCCTGTCGCCAAGTGGCCGATCCGGCATCAAAAGCCTACAATCCACTCTTCCTGTATGGAGGTGTCGGGCTTGGTAAAACCCATCTCATGCATGCGATTGGCCATCAATTTCTTCGCGCCAACCCGAACCTCCGGGTCTTGTATGTGACAAGTGAGCAGTTCATGAATAGTTTTATCGAGTCCATCTCACAAGGCAAACAGGTCGAATTCCGTGAGCATTATCGCAACATGGACTTGCTCATGATTGACGACGTCCAATTCTTCAGCGGCAAAGAACGAACGCAAACCGAGTTCTTCCACACCTTTAATGCGCTTTACGATGCCGGGAAGAAAATCGTGATTTCCAGTGACC
Coding sequences within it:
- a CDS encoding leucine aminopeptidase precursor, producing the protein MRCIRKQIQFYVRVCVLILSLLAMSLAQAVHARVPESNFDAERAFGYLRQQVAFGPRVPGSAAHEQTRALILRTLSECGFTTSVQEFEAYAPAMKQVVRGFNLIGIYPPGSRARVILSAHYDTRCIAELDPNPARRELPILGANDGASGVAVLLELARVIHQRKAVNTPIAFVFFDLEDQGLGADSRGFCLGSRYLAANSPPALIDFEIGINLDMVGDAQLTLPYEAFSFQAAPELVEAIWEIGVQVDSAVFVKRKGPAVYDDHVPFLEKKKKYINIIDFDYPQWHTSDDCVEKCSPRSLKTCGDTLLQFLYQQ
- a CDS encoding Chromosomal replication initiator protein DnaA encodes the protein MSGSIGQELWEQALQRLELVLGAETVNTWLQPARVRHIDGKSVTLEVPNLFYKHWLSSNYRAQIEAILRELFEENIDLQFVVPDAPSSGLTVTPVEGFADGSPAPAGRPNGLGLQIFPKASMLNPKYTFENFVVGESNRFAHAACRQVADPASKAYNPLFLYGGVGLGKTHLMHAIGHQFLRANPNLRVLYVTSEQFMNSFIESISQGKQVEFREHYRNMDLLMIDDVQFFSGKERTQTEFFHTFNALYDAGKKIVISSDRPPNELHTLEDRLRNRFAWGLVVDIQPPDLETRIAILKKKSAATGDGELPTDVAVYIAERVQSNIRELEGVLIRLKAFAAIHNQPITLEMARHVLGDLISTPKSRAVDIEEVIEVVCQCFEIKRSELLGPSRQKRYAMPRHIAQYLARQYTRLSYPEIAERFGRRDHTSVLHACRKIATQMEDDENLKNLIAHLSKQLQREER